The nucleotide window TTGATGCCAAGTAGTTCTTTTGCGTGTGAAAATAATTCTGCAAAACATTCTTCTCAAAAAGCAGTTTCATCAAATACCTGTAATGAAGATTGTTGTAAAAATGATGGTCATTCAAAAAACAAAAAACACCAAGGTTGCGGTAAATGCAACCATTCGAATTGTGGTTGTGCTTCTACTTGCAATTCATCTGTTTCTATAAATGAATGGTACATTACTACCAATTGTTTTAATTTCTCTTCAGAAAAACCAAATTTTTACAACTATGAAACCGCCATTTCTTCCGGTTTCAATTCTTTATGGCTTATACCTAAAATAAGCTAAATCAAATTTTGACAGCCATAAGTGTGTCAAATTCAAAGCAATTCTTGCTTTAAAATCATTTATTCTATCGATTAAAATTATTTGTAAATTTATAGCTTAAGACTCTTATTTACAATTATTTACAACTCTATAGAATTCATAATTATTTCAAACGTATAATAAAATGGAAATTCACTGAATCGATTCTTTCGATGAAGTCAATTCTCTGTTTAATAAAAATCCAAAAAAATGAAAAATTTAATTATAGTATTAAGTGCAGTTTTTGCATTTACTACCGTAGCATCAGCACAAATAGCTACAAAAGAAGAAGAACAAAAAATTGTGTATGTGTGTCCAATGCATCCAGACGAAACGAATCTAAGCTCCGGAAAATGTCCAAAATGCGGAATGGAATTGAAAAAAGTTACCGAAAAAATACCGACCTATGCTACAAAAGGAAGTCAGCCTCAAAGCAAAACGATAATAAAATATGTCTGTCCAATGGACAGCACAACTTCGGATAAACCTGGAAAATGCTCCAAATGTGCAATGGCAATGGTAAAAACTACTGAAAAAGTAGACACACACGCTCAAAAAGGAAGCCAACCTAAGACTAAAACTGTGATAAAATATGTTTGTCAAGTAGACGGTACAACTTCAGCTACTGCAGGAAAATGTTCTAAATGCGGAACTGAAATGGTAAAAATTACCGAAAAAGTGGACTTACACCCGCTAAAAGGTAGCCAGCCTAAAACTAAAACTGTGACAAAATATGTTTGTCCAATGGACGGCACAACTGCCGACACCAAAGGGGAATGCCCTAAATGTGGGATGGCAATGATTCAAAAAGAAAACAACAAATAATTAATCAAAGTTTTATAAACCTAAAAAAAATAAAGATGAAAAAATTAATTCTTTCAGCCGTAGTACTATCATTAGCATTAGTTTCTTGTAACCAAAAAAACAAACAAGAGGAAACAGTTAATCCAGCCACAGAAAATACTGAGACTGCAACTGTAAAAGTCGACCCAAATGCATTTTCCGTTAAAGATATTGTTACGGATTATTTGTCTTTAAAAAATGCATTGACCAAAGATGATTCTAATGGAGCTTCAAGTGCAGGAAAAAAATTGGTGGAAACTTTAGGGAAAACGGATATGAAAAAATTGTCTGGCGAACAGATGAAAACCTATATGGATATTGCCGATGACCTTAAAGAACATGCCGAGCATATTGGAGATAACGCCGGAAAGATTGCCCACCAAAGAGAACATTTTGTTTTAATGAGCAAAGACATCAACGACTTGGTACAAAATTTTCAATCTGAACAAAAACTGTATCAGGATTTTTGCCCAATGGCCGATAATGGTAAAGGTGCAATTTGGATAAGCGAATCAAAAGAAATTAAAAACCCTTATTTCGGTTCTGAAATGCTTACTTGTGGTTCTGTGAGAAAGGAGTTCTAAGATGAAAAATATCTTCAAAAAGATATTAGGTATTGGATTAATTATTTTTTTGCTCTTGCAGTTATATCAGCCTGCTCGAAACGTTGCTTTCGAGCAGGATTTAACTGCTGATTTTTCAAAAGCATATCATGTCCCTTCTAAAGTTGAGACGATATTGCGAAACTCTTGTTATGATTGTCACAGCAATAACACTAATTATCCCTGGTACTCCAATATTCAGCCTGTTAGATTTTTTTTGGAAAACCATATACAAAATGGGAAAAAAGATTTGAATTTCGATGAATTTGGAACTTATTCAAAACGCAAGCAAAATAGCAAATTGAAAGCTATAAGTAAACAAATTAAGTTGAATGAAATGCCTTTGAGGTCTTATACTTTAATTCATAAAAATGCAATGCTTTCCACTGGCCAAAAACAGGAAGTAATCAATTGGATTAATAGCCTTAAAGACAACTAATAATCAAACATGAATTATTCTTTATAAATTAAAAAACAAAATGAATATCAACAATAATATAGATAAATTAGGCACACTTGGACTTTTCCTAACAGCAGTATTTTCTCCATGCTGTTTTCCTCTTTTTGCATTCATCGGTTCAGTTTTTGGATTGGGTAGTTTCGAATTGTTTGGTGGATGGACAATGTGGATATTTCAGACAATGATTTTAGTATCAATTTCAGGCTTGGTTATTTCGTATAGAAAACATCAGAATCTTTATCCTTTATTGATAGCTATTCCAAGTGGAATAATTATTTTATTCGGATACTATTTCAGTATTAATTATTCACATGTTTATATAGGGATGTTTGGTTTATTAATTGGAACTGTAATTAATTATTACTCAAATAAAATGGTAAGTAATTGTAAAACTTGTATCGTATTCAACGGTAAATCTGTGGAGCTAAAATCAACTCTGACTTGTCCAAACTGTGGACATAAAAAAGATGAAATGATGCCAACAGATGCTTGTCAATTTTTTTATGAATGTGAAAATTGTAATACAGTTTTGAGACCCAAACAAGGCGATTGTTGTGTTTTTTGTAGCTATGGGAATATAAAATGTCCGCCAATACAAGCTGGAGACAAATGTTGTTAAAAAATTAAAACGTGATGGTAGAAAAATTAATATCATTTTCATTAAGAAACAGATTTATAGTCCTGCTCATTTCAGCCGGTCTATTTGCTTGGGGTGTTTATTCTGTGCAACAAAATCCCATAGATGCCATTCCTGATTTATCCGAAAATCAAGTAATTGTATTTACGGAGTGGATGGGAAGAAGTCCGCAGGTTATCGAGGCACAAGTAACCTATCCCTTGGTGTCCAATCTACAAGGAATACCAAAAGTCAAGAATATTCGTGGTGCTTCTATGTTTGGGATGAGCTTCGTATATATTGTTTTTGAGGACAATGTAGATATCTATTGGGCAAGAACCCGGGTTTTGGAAAGACTCAATTATGCCCAGCGCCTTTTGCCTCAAAGTGTGGTTCCAACTCTTGGCCCAGATGGAACAGGTGTAGGTCATGTTTTTTGGTACCATTTCAAGGCGAATGGTATGGACTTGGGAGAACAAAGAGCATTACAGGATTGGTACGTGAAATTTGCATTGCAAACTGTTCCGGGAGTTGCCGAAGTAGCTTCGTTTGGTGGTTTTGAGAAACAATACCAATTGGTTTTAGACCCTTTGAAAATGCAACATTACAAAGTCAGTATGATGGAAGTGATGAACGCTGTAAAAGCCAATAATAATGATGTAGGCGGACGGAAATTCGAAATGAGTGATATGTCATACATAATAAGGGGATTGGGATATATAAAAAACATAAAGGACGTCGAGGACATAGCCATTAAAAATTACAATTCTATTCCGGTTCGAATAAAAGATATTGGCTCCCTGCAAATGGGTGGCGATTTGCGTTTAGGAATTTTTGACGAAAACGGTTCTGGCGAAGTAGTTGGCGGTATTGTAGTGATGCGATACGGAGAAAATGCCGATAATGTCATTAAAGCTGTCAAAGCAAAAATGAAAGAAGTGGAGAAAGGACTGCCGGAGGGTGTGACTTTTAAAACATCCTATGACCGAAGTGAATTGATTGAAAAAGCAATCGATTCTGTCAAAGGAACGCTAATCGAAGAGATGATTGCAGTATCAATAGTGGTTTTACTATTTCTTTTTCATTGGCGAAGCGCATTGATAATACTCATCCAATTACCCATATCGGTTGCTATTGGCTTCATTTTACTTGAAGCATTTGGTATTTCATCAAACATTATGTCATTGACGGGAATTGCTTTGGCAATTGGAGTTGTCGTAGATGATGGTATCGTAATGGTAGAGAATGCCTATAGAACAATTTCGGAAAAACAGGAAGAAATGGACAATAACCAACATCTTACTTAAAATGAAAGACAAACTCAAAAATATATTCAAAAAAGAAAACGACCCATTATCTTCAGAAGAGAAACGAAAGCTAATAGAAGCCTCTTCTAAATTAGTTGGCCCGGGTGTGTTCTATTCGACAATAATCGTAATTGCATCTTTCTTGCCCGTATTTCTGCTAACGGGAATGGAAGGTAAATTATTTGGCCCATTGGCATGGACAAAATCGTTCATACTGATAGTTGATGCTTTTTTAGCCATTACACTTGCCCCAGTGCTGATTAGTCTTTTACTAAAAGGAAAACTTCGTCCAGAAAACAAAAATCCAATAAACAGGAAATTGGAAAGCATTTACACTCCTATTTTGACCCTTTGTTTAAAATGGAGAAAAACAGTTTTGGCGGTCAACATTGTGGCACTGTTAATAGGCATATTGATGTTTACTCGTTTGGGGTCAGAATTTATGCCTCCGCTCGATGAAGGTTCTGTTCTTTTTATGCC belongs to Flavobacterium gilvum and includes:
- a CDS encoding efflux RND transporter permease subunit, with the translated sequence MVEKLISFSLRNRFIVLLISAGLFAWGVYSVQQNPIDAIPDLSENQVIVFTEWMGRSPQVIEAQVTYPLVSNLQGIPKVKNIRGASMFGMSFVYIVFEDNVDIYWARTRVLERLNYAQRLLPQSVVPTLGPDGTGVGHVFWYHFKANGMDLGEQRALQDWYVKFALQTVPGVAEVASFGGFEKQYQLVLDPLKMQHYKVSMMEVMNAVKANNNDVGGRKFEMSDMSYIIRGLGYIKNIKDVEDIAIKNYNSIPVRIKDIGSLQMGGDLRLGIFDENGSGEVVGGIVVMRYGENADNVIKAVKAKMKEVEKGLPEGVTFKTSYDRSELIEKAIDSVKGTLIEEMIAVSIVVLLFLFHWRSALIILIQLPISVAIGFILLEAFGISSNIMSLTGIALAIGVVVDDGIVMVENAYRTISEKQEEMDNNQHLT
- a CDS encoding heavy metal-binding domain-containing protein; amino-acid sequence: MKNLIIVLSAVFAFTTVASAQIATKEEEQKIVYVCPMHPDETNLSSGKCPKCGMELKKVTEKIPTYATKGSQPQSKTIIKYVCPMDSTTSDKPGKCSKCAMAMVKTTEKVDTHAQKGSQPKTKTVIKYVCQVDGTTSATAGKCSKCGTEMVKITEKVDLHPLKGSQPKTKTVTKYVCPMDGTTADTKGECPKCGMAMIQKENNK
- a CDS encoding DUF3347 domain-containing protein — encoded protein: MKKLILSAVVLSLALVSCNQKNKQEETVNPATENTETATVKVDPNAFSVKDIVTDYLSLKNALTKDDSNGASSAGKKLVETLGKTDMKKLSGEQMKTYMDIADDLKEHAEHIGDNAGKIAHQREHFVLMSKDINDLVQNFQSEQKLYQDFCPMADNGKGAIWISESKEIKNPYFGSEMLTCGSVRKEF
- a CDS encoding heme-binding domain-containing protein, with the protein product MKNIFKKILGIGLIIFLLLQLYQPARNVAFEQDLTADFSKAYHVPSKVETILRNSCYDCHSNNTNYPWYSNIQPVRFFLENHIQNGKKDLNFDEFGTYSKRKQNSKLKAISKQIKLNEMPLRSYTLIHKNAMLSTGQKQEVINWINSLKDN
- a CDS encoding GDCCVxC domain-containing (seleno)protein; the protein is MVSNCKTCIVFNGKSVELKSTLTCPNCGHKKDEMMPTDACQFFYECENCNTVLRPKQGDCCVFCSYGNIKCPPIQAGDKCC